A stretch of the Methanomassiliicoccus luminyensis B10 genome encodes the following:
- a CDS encoding S-methyl-5'-thioadenosine phosphorylase, with product MAPRIGIIGGTGVYDPKMFKIKDKITLSTPYGAPSDALQVGELDGVEVAFLPRHGSGHVYPPHKVNYRANIWAMKQLGVERIISPCAVGSLKEDIKPGELVIVDQFIDFTKGRDYTFYDGAKTVHISLADPFCPELNSLFAKEAKRLKIPHHVGGTYVCIEGPRFSTRAESRMYRQFADIIGMTLVPECQLARELDMCYTSLATVTDYDVWAEEPVDISIVLKVMAENVEKVRKLISATLPKIPAARKKCPCPNTLKEAGL from the coding sequence ATGGCACCTCGCATCGGGATCATAGGCGGGACCGGGGTCTACGACCCCAAGATGTTCAAGATCAAGGACAAGATAACGTTGTCAACACCCTACGGCGCTCCTTCCGACGCACTGCAGGTCGGCGAGCTGGACGGTGTAGAGGTCGCATTCCTCCCCCGCCACGGCAGCGGGCACGTGTACCCTCCGCACAAGGTCAACTACCGCGCCAATATCTGGGCCATGAAGCAGCTGGGCGTGGAGAGGATCATCTCCCCCTGCGCGGTGGGTTCCCTCAAGGAGGACATCAAGCCCGGCGAGCTCGTCATCGTGGACCAGTTCATCGACTTCACCAAGGGCCGCGACTACACCTTCTACGACGGCGCCAAGACGGTCCATATCTCCCTCGCCGACCCGTTCTGCCCGGAGCTGAACTCCCTGTTCGCTAAGGAGGCCAAGCGGCTCAAGATCCCGCACCACGTCGGAGGCACCTACGTCTGCATCGAGGGACCGAGGTTCAGCACCCGCGCGGAGTCGAGGATGTACCGGCAGTTCGCCGACATCATCGGCATGACCCTTGTGCCGGAATGCCAGCTGGCCAGGGAGCTGGACATGTGCTACACCTCGCTGGCCACCGTTACCGATTATGATGTATGGGCGGAGGAGCCGGTTGACATCAGCATAGTCCTCAAGGTCATGGCCGAGAACGTGGAGAAGGTCCGGAAGCTCATCTCCGCCACACTCCCGAAGATACCCGCGGCCAG
- a CDS encoding flavin reductase family protein: MAVKTELNPVRGIRTFPAFPIVLAVVGKEEKNIITIALVHVFSFNPPLVGIGVSPCRYSHELLHRSPDFTVNIPGKDLVEETIFCGEKSGKNCDKFMETGLTPVPGKRVGTPTIAECIVNLECKKVQTFDTGDHTWFIGEVVSADVIEDFDRERALIYWAGEFRTLGETIRGR, encoded by the coding sequence ATGGCAGTCAAGACGGAGTTGAACCCGGTCAGAGGGATCAGGACCTTCCCTGCGTTCCCCATAGTATTGGCCGTAGTGGGGAAAGAAGAAAAGAACATCATCACCATCGCGCTCGTGCATGTCTTCTCGTTCAACCCGCCCCTGGTGGGCATCGGGGTGTCCCCATGCCGGTACAGTCACGAACTGCTCCACCGCTCTCCCGATTTTACCGTCAACATACCAGGCAAGGACCTGGTGGAGGAGACCATCTTTTGCGGCGAGAAGTCCGGCAAGAACTGCGACAAGTTCATGGAGACCGGGCTCACTCCCGTGCCGGGGAAGAGGGTCGGCACACCCACCATCGCGGAGTGCATCGTCAACCTAGAATGCAAGAAGGTGCAGACCTTCGACACCGGTGACCACACCTGGTTCATCGGAGAGGTCGTCAGCGCGGACGTGATCGAGGATTTCGACCGGGAACGGGCGCTCATCTATTGGGCCGGGGAGTTCCGCACCCTTGGCGAGACCATCCGGGGACGCTGA
- a CDS encoding fibronectin type III domain-containing protein has protein sequence MNKHIAAAVSLALAMVIGFPVISDSIQAQSWVGPPGTPAGTGGAGAMEVSWAPAPGSPTYYVLYWGTVPGTVQGSSGKLAATSFELDSLGDDGPIPPLTTLYFQVGAFYANACSWCYSGWSCAVTTAGAPGAPTDLAAAYTSEGIALTWNAPASDGGAGITSYLINRSTASGEGTYYDTMAPGASYLDEDVELGHTYHYTVIASNGYVGSPSNEASASAGPFPPSAPTGVSAAGGLRNVTVTWGPPQLDNGSAILGYRVHLSHGTTFSLSADAGPAASFVFDGLDSGTEYTVTVQAYNAAGDGALSASATATTFTPPGAPSASVSLTGGTARVSWSTPSSEAPVLGYKLYRGTSSGSLELYRVLGDVQQYDDAVADRTTGLFYAVAAFSGAGDGALSNEVSVPLPAVHKEAAGGTDLWPLLVVILAAIVLVIMAVRKLRKK, from the coding sequence ATGAACAAGCACATCGCGGCAGCGGTCTCGTTAGCGTTAGCAATGGTGATAGGATTCCCGGTGATCTCGGACAGCATCCAGGCCCAGAGCTGGGTCGGTCCTCCCGGGACCCCTGCAGGGACGGGGGGCGCGGGCGCCATGGAGGTGTCCTGGGCCCCCGCCCCGGGGAGCCCCACCTATTATGTCCTGTACTGGGGAACAGTGCCGGGCACCGTGCAGGGCAGCTCCGGCAAGCTCGCCGCCACTTCCTTCGAGCTCGATTCGCTCGGGGACGATGGTCCCATTCCACCGCTGACCACCCTGTATTTCCAGGTAGGCGCGTTCTACGCGAATGCCTGCAGCTGGTGCTATTCCGGATGGTCCTGCGCTGTCACCACCGCCGGCGCGCCCGGCGCACCGACGGACCTGGCGGCCGCTTACACGAGCGAAGGCATCGCCCTGACCTGGAACGCCCCCGCCTCCGACGGAGGTGCGGGGATCACCAGCTATCTCATCAACAGGTCCACCGCCAGCGGGGAAGGCACCTACTACGACACCATGGCCCCCGGGGCCTCCTACCTCGACGAGGACGTCGAGCTCGGCCACACCTACCACTACACCGTGATCGCCAGCAATGGGTACGTCGGCTCGCCGAGCAATGAGGCGAGCGCGTCGGCGGGTCCCTTCCCCCCTTCCGCCCCCACCGGCGTGAGCGCGGCGGGCGGGCTCAGGAACGTCACCGTGACCTGGGGCCCCCCGCAGCTGGACAACGGCTCGGCCATCCTTGGTTATCGCGTTCACCTTAGCCACGGGACGACGTTCTCCCTGTCCGCGGACGCCGGCCCGGCGGCCAGCTTCGTGTTCGACGGCCTGGACAGCGGCACCGAGTACACGGTCACGGTCCAGGCATACAACGCGGCCGGGGACGGCGCGCTCAGCGCTTCGGCCACCGCCACCACGTTCACTCCTCCGGGAGCGCCGTCGGCATCGGTCTCCCTAACCGGCGGCACGGCGCGCGTCAGCTGGTCGACGCCCTCTTCCGAAGCGCCCGTGCTCGGCTACAAGCTGTACAGGGGGACCTCGTCCGGCTCCCTGGAGCTGTACCGGGTCCTCGGCGACGTCCAGCAGTACGACGACGCGGTGGCGGACCGCACCACCGGCCTCTTCTACGCGGTGGCGGCCTTCAGCGGGGCGGGCGACGGCGCCCTGAGCAACGAGGTCTCCGTTCCCCTGCCGGCCGTGCATAAGGAGGCGGCGGGCGGCACAGACCTCTGGCCGCTGCTCGTGGTGATCCTGGCCGCGATCGTCCTGGTCATCATGGCGGTCAGAAAGCTGAGGAAGAAATGA